The following DNA comes from Amycolatopsis albispora.
CTCGCAGGAAGCGTCCGATCTGCTGGCGGTGCTCGGGCCGCGCCTGGTCGGCGTGCCCGCGAACCGGATCCCGCAGTTCCTCAAGCGCCTGGGACAGCGCAGGTTGTCGCAGTGGCAAGCCGAAATCGACGCCGAACGACACGCCCGCCGACGCCGTCATCTGCACCTGGTTCCCACCGACGCGTCGGAGCCCGAACGGCGGGCCGCATGACCGGCTCGCCACTGCAGGACTACCTGCGCGACCCCGGCGCCGCCCTGCGCGCGGTCCTCGGCGCGCTGCGGGAATTCGCCGTGACCGCGGGCCCGGTCGCCGTCCCGCTGTTCGTGGTCGCCGCCGTGGTGGGTGTGGTTGCCGGGCGGCGGTGGTGGGCGCGCCGCTGCCACGACCGGATGGCCGCCGATGCCCGCGTGGTCACCGTGCTCGCCCCTCCCACGGTCGATTCCGATGGCGCGGCGGCGCTGTATGCCAACCTCGTCGGGTTGTTGCGGCCGGGGTGGAAGCGGCGGGTGTTCGGCCAGCCGCACCTGGTGTGGGACTACGTGTTCTCCCAAGCCGGGATGGCGCTGCGGTTGTGGCTGCCGGGGATCGTGCCGCCGGGGATGGCCGAGCGCGCGATCGAAGCCGCCTGGCCCGGCGCGCACACCCGCACCACCCCGGCCGAACCCCCGATCCCGCTGTCCGCCCCGGCGGGCAAGGTTGTCGACGCGGTCGGCGGTGAACTGCGGCTGGCCCGCAGCGAGGCACTGCCCATCCGGTCGGACTTCCCTGCCGACCCGGTCCGCGCTCTGCTGGGCGCCCCGGCCGGGCTGGCCGCCCACGAACGCGCGGTTGTGCAAATCCTGGCGCGCCCGGTCACCGGAACCCGAGTGCGCACAGCCCGCCGGGCCGCGCGCCGGATCCGTGCGGGGCGCTCGACCAAGCTCGCCAGCCGCCTTCTGGACTTGATCACTCCAGGCGGCGGATCGCGGCCGTCGTCCACGCGCGCCAAGCCAGTGCTCGACAACCAGACGTCGCTGGAGAACGCCGCGCAGGACCGGGCGATCGTGGCCAAGCAGCGCGGCACGCAGTACGAGACCCGGGTCCGCTACGCGGTGGCCACCCTGCTCCCCGAGCACGCGACCGGCGCCGAACGGGCGGCGGTCCACGAGCACCTGCGCGGCCGCGGGCACGCGATCGCCAGCGCGTTCGCGGCCTTCACCGAGCACAACTACTACCGCCGCGTCCGACTCCCCCACCCGGTCCGCGCGGTCGCCGAGCGGCGGCTGAACAAGGGTGACCTGCTCTCGATCCCGGAGCTGGCCGCGCTGGCGCACGTGCCCACCGACGAGGCCATCCCCGGGCTGCAGCGAGCCGGCGCGAAAGCCGTCCCGCCGCCACCCGGGATCGCCACCGAGGGGCCCGGGATCAAGCCGATCGGCGTCAGCGACTCCGGGCGCCCGCGCCCGGTCGGCCTGCGGGTTGCCGACGCCCGCCACCACGTGCACATCCTCGGCGCCACTGGGTCGGGCAAGTCCGAGCTGATGGCGCGCATGGCACTCGAGGACGCCGACGCCGGGCGCGGGCTGGTGGTCATCGACCCCAAGGGCGACCTCGTCACCGACGTCCTCATGCGCCTGCCCGCCCGCCTCGGCGAGAACGTCGTGCTCTTCGACGCCGACAGCCGCGCCCGCCCGCCGGTGCTCAACCCGCTCGAAGGCCCGGACACCGCGCGCACCGTGGACAACCTGGTCAGCATCTTCTCCCGCGTCTACGCCTCCAGCTGGGGACCGCGCACCGAGGACATCCTGCGCTCCGGGCTGCTGACCCTGCGCGCTCTGCCCGGCACCCCCGCCCTGACCGACCTGCCCAAGCTGCTCACCGTGCCCGCGTTCCGCGCCCGCGCGCTCGAGCAGATCTGCGACGACGTGCTGGCCGGGTTCTGGGCCTGGTACGACGAGCTGTCCGACGCCGCCCGCGCCCAGGTCGTGGCACCGCTGATGAACAAACTCCGCGGCCTGCTGCTTCGCCCGTTCGTCCGTGCAACGCTGACCGGCGGACGATCCACAGTAGACATGAGCGAGGTGCTCGACGGCGGGATCTGCTTGGTACGGCTCGGAAAAGGCGCACTCGGGCTCGACACCGCGAAGCTGATCGGCTCACTCGTCGTCGCCCGCACCTGGCAAGCCGCCACCCGCCGCGCCCGCATCCCGCAGCACGAGCGGCGCGACTGCGGCCTTTACATCGACGAGTGCCACAACTTCCTCAACCTCGCCTACCCGCTGGAAGACATGCTCGCCGAATCCCGCGGCTACCGGATGTCCATCGTGCTCGCGCACCAGTACCTGCGCCAGCTCACACCCGAACTGGCCGAAGGCATCTCCGCCAACGCCCGCAACAAGATCATCTACGCGGCCTCGCCCGAAGACGCCCGCACCCTGGCCCGCCACACCGCGCCGCGGGTGACCGAGCACGACCTGGCCAACCTCGGCCGCTTCCACATCGCCGCCCGCCTGGTCCTCGACAGCGAGGAAGCCCCGCCCTTCACCGCCGTCACCCAGAAACTCCCACCCGCCATTCCCGGCCGCGCCAAGAAGATCCGCCACCTCGCCCTCGTCAACACCACGCCCCCAGCCGAGCCCTGCGTGGAAGGCCGTCCAGCCGCTGCCGATCCCCGCCGAACCACCTGAACCCTGGAGGTGCCGTCCACCATGGTCAGCAACCCGACACCCCAACGCCAGCTCCGCGGACACCGCCCGCAACGCCCAGCCCCGCGGGTCCTCAATTCCGCCGAGCACCACGCCTGGCTCACCGGACACCTCACCGACCGCGACCGGTGGCTGTGCCGGATGCTGTTCGAGCACCACGTACTCACCAGCACCCAGATCGTCGACATCGCCTTCCCCAGCCGCCGCGCCGCGAACCTGCGCCTGCGCGACCTCTACCAATGGGGCGTGCTGCACCGCTTCCAACCCCACCGCACCCGCGGCTCGCACCCGATGCACTACGTCCTCGACACCGCCGGCGCGGTCGCCCTCGCCCACGAAACCGGCCTGCCCCCAAGGAACTCGGCTACCACCGCGAACGCGAGATCGGACGCGCCTACTCGCTGCAGCTCGGCCACACCATCGGCTGCAACGGCCTGTTCACCAACCTGATCCGCCACAGCCGTCAGCTCGGCGCCACCGGACGCCTCACCGCCTGGTGGTCAGCCACCCGCTGCGGCCGGCACTGGGGCGACATCGTCAACCCCGACGGCTACGGCCGCTGGCAGCAGCGCGGCCGCGAGGTCGAATGGTTCGTCGAGTTCGACTTCGGCACCGAACAGCTGTCCCGCCTCGCCGTCAAGCTCACCCGCTATGCGCGGCTGGCCGAGACCACCGGTATCACCACGCCGGTGCTGATGTGGTTCCCCACCGCCGCCCGGGAAGCCCACGCACGCCAGACGCTGGCCGACGCCCAGCGAGCGCTCGACCAGCCCGCCCACGTGCCGATCGCCACCACCAGCGCCGAGACCGCCGCCGACCCGCTCGACATGACCGCGGCCCGCTGGCGGCCCGTCGGCGACACCGGCAACAACGGCCGGACCCCACTGGCCGACCTGCCCACGCTCTGGCCTGGCCTGCCCGCACCGGCCAACCTCGGCGACCACCGACCAGCGTCGTCCGACCCCACCAGGCCGCGTTTCGGTCTGGTGGCACCCTCACCACTGCCGCCGCCCAGCCCCAGTTGGAGGCGGACCGCGTGAGCAAGGCCGCCACATCGATCACCGCGCTCGCCGTCGTGCTCATCCTCCTGATCAGCGGAAGCGCCATCGCCGTCGTCCAAGCCATCTTCGGCAGCTCACCCAGCGGGATGAACTGCACCCCGACCGGCACCGCCAGCGGCGCACCAGCCGGATACAGCCCGGAGCAAATGAGCAACGCCGCCACCATCGTCGCCGTCGGCAAACAGATGGGCATCCCCGAACAAGGCTGGATCATCGCCATCGCCGCCGCCATCCAGGAATCCGGGCTGCGCAACCTGCACCACGGCGATCGCGACTCCCTCGGTCTGTTCCAGCAGCGCCCCTCCATGGGCTGGGGCACCCCTGAGCAGGTCACCACGCCCAGCTACGCCGCGACCAAGTTCTTCGAGCACCTCCACGCCACCCCCGGCTGGCAGCACATGAGCCTCACCGACGCCGCCCAAGCCGTCCAGGGATCCGGCTTCCCCCACGCCTACGCCCAGCACGAACCCACCGCCCGCACCATCGTCGCCGCCGTCGCCGGAGCCCACTGCGCCCCGGGCACCGGCAGCTGCGACGACATCCAAGCCCCCACCGCCGCGGCCGTGATCGCCATCAACTACGCCTGCGGCCAACTCGGCCTCCCCTACGTCTGGGGCGGCAACGGCCCCGACGCCGGCCACACCGGCTTCGACTGCTCCGGCCTCACCAAAGCCGCCTACAACGCCGCCGGCATCACCCTCCCCCGCACCGCCCACACCCAGTTCCACGCCGGCCCCCACGTCCCGGACGACCAACCTCTACTGCCCGGCGACCTCGTCTTCTACGGCACCCCAGCGAAGATCCACCACGTCGGCCTCTACCTCGGCAACGGCAAAATGATCAACGCCCCCACCTTCGGCCAACCCGTCCAAATCGACAACCACCGCCACCCCGGCGACGACTACGCTGGCGCTACCCGCCCAGCCAACGGTTGACGTTCTCCACCGCAAAAGTGGGAGATCTGGTCTAGGGACAGGGTGCGCAGTCGCGCGTAGCTTGGTCTCAACGGGCACGAGCGCCCGTGCCGCAGTCGGTACCTGCTCTTCGCCATGGTGGGCTAATTGGCCCTCAGCGGGTTGCGGCTTCGGCGCGGACTTGCAGGCCGGTCACGAAATTCGGTGCCTACCGCGGTCGGCCAGCTCTAGGAGCTGGCCGACCGCAAGTTACTGCCGATGAAGGTTCTAAATAGCTCTACCTGGCGACGTGGTTGCGCCCCGCGGCCTTGAAGCAGTCACTACTACCACGCGTCGCGCGTCCGGGCAGGTCCACCCTGGGAGCGGCGTCGCCGCCGTCGCACAAAATGCCGAACTAGTCAGCTTGGCGTACACCCGGTTGGTTACGGTCTTGTTCGGCCCCGTGATCCGCAGCGCAGCGGGCGCCGACAACACACGCACAACTTCCATCGTTGCACCTCGGGCGCGCCATATGCGCACTTAAGCCCTCACAGCAGTCCAAATCATCTCCGCGATCGTTTTACCCGAGCCTTTCATCCAGCGGAAGAATACTTGAACGAAGGACGCGCATGCGACTCACCCGCTTGGCTGTAGCCCCCTCCACACCATTGCGGTAGCTTCGAATTTCGTAGAGATCAAGACTCGACTGGCAGCACAAAGCAGCCAGCTTCATGGAAGGATTACTGGTGCAACGAAGAGCCACGTTTCGCAAAATTGGGGCGTCATTCGCCAGTATTTTGGCATTGATTTCCACACTTTTCATTGCTTCACCAGGCGTGGCACAGGCCGATTCCGGCGCGTACTGCATCATTACCGTCGAGCGGCTCACGCCAGGCAGCCCTGAGGCTACCGAGATTGACCGAACCTGCGGACCGACAAGGGAAGCCGCTCAAGCGAAGCGTCCCAACCTGAAGGCCAGCGTTCTACTTGCGCACCTTTTCCAGCACGGATTTAGCGGCTGGCGCGCGGACCTCGTAGCCGACGCTGCCTGCGACAGCGCCGGCTGGGGATTCTCCGACATCAGGGAACACAACAGTGCCGTAGGCGGGATCTCATCCTACCGCACCTTCAACGAGTGCAATGGCAGTGCCATATATTCAGAGACGGATTTCAACAACGAATGTGGACGATTCCACTTCCTGTGGGATGTTTCCGTGCCCTGGAGCTGCAATGATCATGTCTATTCGATGAGACTATACAAATCCTACTAATCAGCGTCCTCGCAGCTCCGCCCACCTTGGTCGACCAGGCGTGGGCGGAGAAGCACATCCAGCAAAGGGACCTTACCCGAACGCTCGACCGGTCGTATCATCACTCCCTGCACTTCGACTTCGAGCTCACCAAGCGCCCATCATGGAGCCAGGAAATCAAGCAGGTCCGGATGCGGCTGGTTTGGCTTCGGCATGCCAACAGTCGGCAGCTTGTTGATAGTTCCGACAGTGATAGGCGCCTTGAAGTCAAGGCCATAGGTGGCACCGCGGGTCGTGCTAAACTCCAAGTCGTCGGGACTGATGTCGACACCGATCGAAACGATCGTCGAATTAGTCAAGCTATCTGCCAGCGCAAGCCATGCGCCGCCAAAGTGCATGACCGCAGCTTCAACCCGGACACCGGACACCATCCAAGAAGTGCGAGGCCAAGTCGAAACTTGCGCCGTTTTAGACTCGAGATGCGCAATTACTTTTCGTCCGACGACGGAGCGAGATTCAGGCGTAGTCCATGGTTCCACGATGTCCATCAAGCGGCCAATCGGCCGACCAGGAGCGTTCAAGCCTAAGCCGACTTCAGCCTGGTCGGCACGCTTCGGTATGGTGCCGACCAGGATCGCCCTTCGATCGTCACTTGCTCGATGCCCCAGCCACACCGATGTCACAGCCGCCTTGTCAATCGACTCGACCCATTGCTTATGCTCGACATCGAGCCTCACGTCATAGACTTCGAATTCAAGAGCGGGCAGGAATTCATCATCAAGCGTCATACGTTCTGGCACTCGCACAGTCCTTCGCTACTTGATTCGTCGAGCTACGGCGTATTCACCAATTGTACCAGTCTACTCCCACCCCGCCGGCGGTGAGCCGACCGACGCCGCGCAGGCTTACACCATTAGGCCCGTAGCCCTACCACCGAGTTCCGCAGGCTCGCGCGAAACGGAACGTCCTGCGGCCGCCGATCGACACCGGCGATGCCGGATCTTTCGGTTGCCACCTGGCGACGAGTACAGGCCCGCCGTGTGGAATTCCTCCAGTGCCGCGGGATCGGCTGGCAACTCGAACTGGCGCAGGCGCAGGACGTGTTCGTCGAGGATTCCCGGCTGGACTACGCGGTGCTCCGGATCGAGAAGGTGAAGGGCCACCTCGTGCTGTCGGGATGTTCATTGCGGGAAGCGGTGATCACCGGTGATGTGTCGAACGTGCTCTTCACCGACTGCGACCTCACCGGCGCCGAGTTCCAGGCCACCAGGGCGGCCGGCTGCGACCTGCGCGGCTCCGAACTGACCGGTGCCCGCGGGCTGCTGACGCTGCGCGGTGCGACCCTGGATGCCAGCCAGGCCAGCTCAGCTGCCGCGGCGATCGTCACCGACGCCGGGCTCCTGCTCGGCGACTGACCTTCTTGTCCGGTCCGGCCGAAGAGCCTGGGCCGGGACGAGCTGGTCGGCGACGGCGAGCCGCTCGCGGCGGCCATCGGCGTAGGGCATCTCGAAGTCGACCACGCCGAGCCACTCGCCTTTCACACTCGAGAGCCAGCCGTGCAGGCGGCCGGGCACCTCCCCGGTCACGTCGAGACCGGCGGCCACCTCATGGCCCGGTGTTCCGGACGGGCGGGCGTAGAGCGCATCCAGGCGGACCCAGACAGCGGTGAAGACCGGGCGGCGTCCGCGGCCGTCGTCGTCAGTCCAGCGGGTGTAGGGCGTGTGGAGCACGGCACCCACCTACTGCAGGCTGTGACCGGCGTAGGGCTGGTCGTCGAACTCGGCCCGTTCGGCAACAGCTCCGCACGTGGTCAACCGCCACTGGCTGACCTGGTCTCCCTCGCCGCACGCCAGGCACTCCACCAGGATCCACCCCTGCTCGGCGACCGCGCGGAAACCGGCGGCAGGCAGCTGGTGGAGGCCTCGCTTGCAGGTCGCGGGCAGCACGACCACCCGCTCACCGAGGCCGTCGGTGCGGTAGCGCGCCTGGCCGTCGAGCGGGTGGTCGTCGGTGTGACTGTGAGCGATATCTGTCACTTGTGAGCGCTTGTTGTCACAGGCGCGGACGAGGCAACGCTGGGACAGTGTGACTGAGCGCTTCGATTGGCCAGTTGAGCGTCGTAGTTGGCCAGTCTGGCCCTCAGTTGGCCTCGATGGTTTCGATCACGTGTTGTGTGTGTCTCTGTCGAGAAGCTGTTTGAGGTCTGCGTAGTGCCGCGGCGATTTGCCGGTCTGGAAGTGATGCCAGATGGTGCCGTGGGCGGAGCGGTGGGCCCTTCACGAGGGATCAGCTGCCAGCGCAGATGTGAGGGAGTGGCGTGGCGCGCCGGATGTCCAGTTTCTGACAGATGTCATGACGAGGTGGTGGACAACGTCGCTACCAGCGGGAACGTCGGTTGATCAGCATTGAGGGCATGACGAAGCAGACCAATCCGACCGTGACCGTGACCGACCCCGACGCCCGCGAGAAGCTGCACATCGCCCAGGTACTACTCGGTGGCTACGCGGCAGTGAGCGTGCTGACCCTGCTGGCGATCGTGGTGTTCAGTGGCAATCCCGACATCGTTACCGATGCGGTGTGGATCCGCGGCTCGATCCTCGCCGTCGCTTCGCTGATCACCTTCGCGCTCGGTGTGTCCATGGCCAAAGGCTCGCGGGGCAACTACCGCAGGGTGCAGATCATCGCGCTGGCCCAGGTGGTGGCGATCGTCGTGATCGAGTCCATCCCCGGTGCCTTCCCGCTCTGGTTCAAGATCGAGAATGGCGTGTGCGGTGCGCTGCTGGTCATCGTCGTCCTGGCGACCGTCGCACGGGCTGTGCGCACCACCTTCGCGGCCCGGTGAGCGCATCCGCGCAGGTCCAGCCAGGTGGCGGTACGGTCACCGACGTGGAGGACCGGCTGGAATCCGAGGATCTGCGTGGCCTGGACGAGCGGCGCCGGCTGCTGCTCGCGCTGGGCATGCTCTGCTACCCGTTCCTGGCCGGCGTCGGCGTCGCCCAGCACACGCGCGGCGCCGGCCTCGTCGTCGGCTACCTGCTGCTGGTGGCCGTCTCCGCTTGCTACCTGGCCATCGTGGTGGCCTCGATGCGATCGGCATGGCGGGCCTACTGGTGGCTGCTGGCGCTCATGACGGTGCTGGCCGTGCTGGTCGCGCCGCTGGCGCACGAGAACGTGCTGATCCTCGCCGCGGTGATCGTGCCGGCAGCGGCAGCGCGCGTTGGCGGTCGAGCGGCGCTTGGTCTCGTGGGTCTGGGCGCCGCAGGGTGCGTCGTGGTGCCGATGCTGGTGCCCGGCTGGAGCACCGACCCGGCCTGGTACTACGCCGTGGCCGTGGTGTTCACCGCACTGCTGGTCCACGCCTTCAGCCGCACCGCTACGGCCAACCAGCAGCTGCGCGAGGCCAGGGCGGAAGTGGCCAGGCTGGCCTCGGAGGCCGAGCGCAACCGGATCGCCCGCGACCTGCACGACCTGCTGGGCCATTCGCTCACCGCCATCACCGTGAAGAGCGGCCTGGCCCGACGGCTGGCCGTCGGCGCACCGCCTGCGGCGCTGGCCGAGATGGAATCGGTGGAGCAGTTGGCCCGCCAGGCGTTGACCGACGTGCGGGCCGCGGTGTCCGGTTACCAGGACGTCACGCTCGCGGGCGAGCTCGCCCGCGGTCGGGAGCTGTTGCGGGCAGCGGGGGTCGCCGCCGACCTGCCCACCGCCTACGACGGGGTGCCGCCGGAACGGCAGGAGCTGTTCGGCTGGGTCGTGCGGGAAGGGGTGACGAACGTGGTGCGGCACGCGCGGGCCAGCCGGTGCACGGTCGAGCTGACCGCGTCCTCCGTGGAGGTGCGCGACGACGGGGTCGGCGGCCCGGCCGGCGCGGGATCCGGGCTGGACGGCCTGCGGGCCAGGGTGGCGGCGGCCGGTGGAATGCTGACCGCCGGCCCGTCGCGGCCCCGTGGGTGGTCACTGCGGGTGGAGGCGTCGGCATGACGATCCGGCTGCTGCTCGCCGACGACCAAGAACTGATCCGACAGGCACTGCACGTGATGCTCGACCTCGAACCGGACTTCGAGGTGGTGGCCTCGGTCGGCCGCGGCGACGAGGTGACCGCCGCGGCACTGGAACACCGCCCCCACGTCGCGCTACTGGACATCGACATGCCCGGGCTGGACGGACTCGCGGCGGCCGCCGTGCTCACCGCACAGGTACCCGACTGCCGCGTGATCATCCTGACCACCTTCGGCCGCACCGGCTACCTACGCCGGGCCATGGAGGCCGGCGCCGTCGGGTTCGTCGTGAAGGACGCCCCGGCCGACACACTCGCCGACGCCATCCGGCGGGTAGCGGCTGGCGAGCGGGTGGTGGACCCGGCGCTGGCCGCGGCCACGCTGGCGGCCGGCCAGTCGCCGCTCACCGCCCGCGAACGCGACGTACTCATCGCCGCCCGCTCCGGCGCCACCGTGGCCGAGATCGCGGCTCGCCTGTACCTCGCCGAGGGCACCGTCCGGAACTACCTGTCCGGGGCCACCACCAAAACCGGCACCCGCAACCGGATGGAGGCCCTGCGGGCGGCCGACGAGCGCGGCTGGCTGTAACCGCTCTCACCCCCGCCGCCGCCCGACCAGTCGGCCAGACAGACCCGAGCGGCCAGCTTCCCGAGGTCGGTGAGGAACGATGTGGTTAGCACGTCAGCCAGGGACAGCAACAGCCGCACATCCCCGGAGCTGCGAAACTTCTTGCTCAGGTAGGCACGCAGGCGTCGACCGTGTCACGAAGACCAGCCCGGGCAAACGGATCAAAGTCCCACTGGCCAACAACACGCTCAACTGGCCAACTGAAGCGCGCAGTCACACAGACAGGCGCTAGTTGGGGTCTGTCCCGTGATCGGTGTTTCCGGCGTTGTTGATCAGTAGGTTTCGGCTCCCTGCCAGCGGTCACCGAAGGTGATGGCGAAGGCGTTGATCACGGGCTTCCAGCGCATCGTCCATCGGGCGCGGCCTGTCCCGGTCGGGTCCAGGCTGCGGGTCACAAGATACAGGCACTTCATCGCGGCCTGCTCGGTCGGGAAATGCCCGCGTGCGCGGATCGCCCGCCGGTAGCGGGCGTTCAGCGATTCGATCGCGTTTGTGGAGCAGATCATCGCCCTGATCTCGACGTCGTAGTCGAGGAACGGCGTGAACTCATCCCAGGCGTTGCGCCACAGGCGAATCACCGCTGCGTGCTTCGCGCCCCATTTCTCTTCGAATTCGTCGAGAGCGGTCACCGCGGCGTCCGAGCTGGGTGCGGTGTAGATGGGTTTGATGTCGCGTTTCACCGCGTCCCAGTCCCGGCGGGACACGAGCCGGAAGGTGTTGCGGATCAGGTGAACAACGCAGGTCTGGACAATGGTTTGCGGCCACACGTTCGTCACGACGTCAGGCAGGCCTTTGAGGCCGTCGCAGACGAGGAAGAACACGTCCCGCACTCCGCGGTTCTTCAGGTCGATCAACACACTCATCCAGAACTTCGCGCCCTCGCCACCGACGCCCATCCACAGGCCCAGGACGTCCTTGCGACCGTCCACGGTGACGCCGATGGCGGCGTAGACCGGGCGGTTGGCGACCTGCCCGTCACGGACCTTGACGTGGATGGCGTCGATGAACACCGCGGCGTAGACCGCGTCCAGCGGGCGGCTGGACCACTCGTTCATCTCGGCGACGACCTTGTGGGTAATCCGCGAGATCGTCTCCTTCGACACCGCGGCACCATAAATCTCGTCGAAATGCGCCGAAATCTCCCCGGTAGTCATTCCCTTCGCGTACAACGACAAGACGATCTCGTCCACCTCGGTGAGCCGACGCTGCCGCTTCTTCACGATCTGCGGCTCGAAAGTGCTCTCCCGATCTCGCGGTACATTGATTTCGACCTCGCCCGCGGCGTCCGAGATCACCGTTTTCGCCCGGGTGCCGTTGCGCACGTTCGCCGACTCGCGATCCGGGCCGGCCTGGTTCTTCTCATGCCCGAGATGCTCGGTCATTTCCTCGTTGAGCGCGGTTTCCAGCACGTTCTTGGTGAACAGCTTCAGCAACCCGTCCGGGCCGGTCAGCGCCAGGCCCGCGCCTTGGCCTCGGCCACCATCGCCGCCGCGGCGGCCTGCTCCGGCGACAGCTCCCGCGCCGGCTTGGACTCACGCTTGCGTGGACTCACAACCTCAGATGTCATCACTCACAGTGCCCATCCCGCCGGACCTCAGCCCAGCGTGTCGGGCCGGAAACACCGATCTTGGAACAGTCCCGACCGCTCCCGTTTCACTCCAAGGGGTTGCCGGGTTGCCGTGGTGGTGGTGGGCCAGGGCGGGTGGCTTCCTTGGTTTCGCGGCGCTCGCGGGCGCGGCGCTGCTGGCGGGATTCGCTCACCCCGGCCATGTCGGCACTCGAACACCGCCACTGCCGAGTGCGCGCAGTCCCCCCTCTGCATTTCCGTGACGGCGCGTCGTATCGCCGAACGAACCCACAACATCGTCCGCTGGACCGAGCGCGACCGCGGCGGCCACTTCCCGGGGCTGGAACAGCCCGCGACGACGTCGCACCTTCTACCAGCAACTGCGTCGCGCGGGTCGGCTCGATCGTCGTCAGGCCCATCGCGGTAAGACGTGGCGCCGGCGGCAACGACCGGGGGACGCGTCGGCCGCGTGCTGCGGCGAGGGCGGTGTTGGCCGTCGTAGGGCGGGCCGAGCTCGCGTTTGGGCTGGTGGCAACCTCGGTAGTTCTTGTATGGGGGTCACGTCTGGGGCGACGTTGCCGTAGCCGCTGTCGGCGAGCAGGTGCAGACTGGTGCGGTGGACGTGGTCGCGAATGTGTTGGTAGCGGGCTGTGGTGGTGTAGTTGGTCGAGCCGGGCAGCCTGTCGGAGATCCACAGCAGCCAGCGCCGGCGTGACCCGGTGGCGCGGCGGTGCGCGCGGATGATCCGGGTGAGCTTGGTGAGTGTCCGGGGTAGGCAACGCGATCGCAGACGGGGAGAAAGCATAGCGAAGCTCCTGGTAGTGCATGTTTGTTGGCCGATACACGCGCCTACCAGAAGCTTCGCGGTGTCCAGCTCGACGATACCCTCACCAAGCCAAACCAGGTTGGAAAAGGCTCATTACACTGGTCGGCAAGGGGTCGCGGGAGTGTGCGGATGGAGGGAGCTGATGTTCAGCTCTCGGCCGTACTGCCAGGTGTTTCCCCGCCAGTTTCCGACCTTCCACAGACCTCTTTCGAATTTAATGTCGATATAGGTGCACCAAACGGTGCCGGTCCGATTCCAGACCGAACGAGTCTTGTCGCCCCAGTCGCCTCGGGGGTGAGCGACATTGTGCAAATTGGACTCACCACCAGAACCAATATCATAGCCTAGCATATTGCCCGTGCCATCA
Coding sequences within:
- a CDS encoding helicase HerA domain-containing protein, with amino-acid sequence MTGSPLQDYLRDPGAALRAVLGALREFAVTAGPVAVPLFVVAAVVGVVAGRRWWARRCHDRMAADARVVTVLAPPTVDSDGAAALYANLVGLLRPGWKRRVFGQPHLVWDYVFSQAGMALRLWLPGIVPPGMAERAIEAAWPGAHTRTTPAEPPIPLSAPAGKVVDAVGGELRLARSEALPIRSDFPADPVRALLGAPAGLAAHERAVVQILARPVTGTRVRTARRAARRIRAGRSTKLASRLLDLITPGGGSRPSSTRAKPVLDNQTSLENAAQDRAIVAKQRGTQYETRVRYAVATLLPEHATGAERAAVHEHLRGRGHAIASAFAAFTEHNYYRRVRLPHPVRAVAERRLNKGDLLSIPELAALAHVPTDEAIPGLQRAGAKAVPPPPGIATEGPGIKPIGVSDSGRPRPVGLRVADARHHVHILGATGSGKSELMARMALEDADAGRGLVVIDPKGDLVTDVLMRLPARLGENVVLFDADSRARPPVLNPLEGPDTARTVDNLVSIFSRVYASSWGPRTEDILRSGLLTLRALPGTPALTDLPKLLTVPAFRARALEQICDDVLAGFWAWYDELSDAARAQVVAPLMNKLRGLLLRPFVRATLTGGRSTVDMSEVLDGGICLVRLGKGALGLDTAKLIGSLVVARTWQAATRRARIPQHERRDCGLYIDECHNFLNLAYPLEDMLAESRGYRMSIVLAHQYLRQLTPELAEGISANARNKIIYAASPEDARTLARHTAPRVTEHDLANLGRFHIAARLVLDSEEAPPFTAVTQKLPPAIPGRAKKIRHLALVNTTPPAEPCVEGRPAAADPRRTT
- a CDS encoding replication-relaxation family protein; translation: MLFEHHVLTSTQIVDIAFPSRRAANLRLRDLYQWGVLHRFQPHRTRGSHPMHYVLDTAGAVALAHETGLPPRNSATTANARSDAPTRCSSATPSAATACSPT
- a CDS encoding replication-relaxation family protein is translated as MQLGHTIGCNGLFTNLIRHSRQLGATGRLTAWWSATRCGRHWGDIVNPDGYGRWQQRGREVEWFVEFDFGTEQLSRLAVKLTRYARLAETTGITTPVLMWFPTAAREAHARQTLADAQRALDQPAHVPIATTSAETAADPLDMTAARWRPVGDTGNNGRTPLADLPTLWPGLPAPANLGDHRPASSDPTRPRFGLVAPSPLPPPSPSWRRTA
- a CDS encoding C40 family peptidase; amino-acid sequence: MSKAATSITALAVVLILLISGSAIAVVQAIFGSSPSGMNCTPTGTASGAPAGYSPEQMSNAATIVAVGKQMGIPEQGWIIAIAAAIQESGLRNLHHGDRDSLGLFQQRPSMGWGTPEQVTTPSYAATKFFEHLHATPGWQHMSLTDAAQAVQGSGFPHAYAQHEPTARTIVAAVAGAHCAPGTGSCDDIQAPTAAAVIAINYACGQLGLPYVWGGNGPDAGHTGFDCSGLTKAAYNAAGITLPRTAHTQFHAGPHVPDDQPLLPGDLVFYGTPAKIHHVGLYLGNGKMINAPTFGQPVQIDNHRHPGDDYAGATRPANG
- a CDS encoding pentapeptide repeat-containing protein, which translates into the protein MEFLQCRGIGWQLELAQAQDVFVEDSRLDYAVLRIEKVKGHLVLSGCSLREAVITGDVSNVLFTDCDLTGAEFQATRAAGCDLRGSELTGARGLLTLRGATLDASQASSAAAAIVTDAGLLLGD
- a CDS encoding sensor histidine kinase, whose protein sequence is MSASAQVQPGGGTVTDVEDRLESEDLRGLDERRRLLLALGMLCYPFLAGVGVAQHTRGAGLVVGYLLLVAVSACYLAIVVASMRSAWRAYWWLLALMTVLAVLVAPLAHENVLILAAVIVPAAAARVGGRAALGLVGLGAAGCVVVPMLVPGWSTDPAWYYAVAVVFTALLVHAFSRTATANQQLREARAEVARLASEAERNRIARDLHDLLGHSLTAITVKSGLARRLAVGAPPAALAEMESVEQLARQALTDVRAAVSGYQDVTLAGELARGRELLRAAGVAADLPTAYDGVPPERQELFGWVVREGVTNVVRHARASRCTVELTASSVEVRDDGVGGPAGAGSGLDGLRARVAAAGGMLTAGPSRPRGWSLRVEASA
- a CDS encoding response regulator transcription factor, which codes for MTIRLLLADDQELIRQALHVMLDLEPDFEVVASVGRGDEVTAAALEHRPHVALLDIDMPGLDGLAAAAVLTAQVPDCRVIILTTFGRTGYLRRAMEAGAVGFVVKDAPADTLADAIRRVAAGERVVDPALAAATLAAGQSPLTARERDVLIAARSGATVAEIAARLYLAEGTVRNYLSGATTKTGTRNRMEALRAADERGWL
- a CDS encoding peptidase inhibitor family I36 protein, whose protein sequence is MPKFKGLCAALGLAALVAAAPAATAHAAPSSDGTVSVAAYSDCPAGFFCMWDGRDGTGNMLGYDIGSGGESNLHNVAHPRGDWGDKTRSVWNRTGTVWCTYIDIKFERGLWKVGNWRGNTWQYGRELNISSLHPHTPATPCRPV